One genomic segment of Dysosmobacter sp. Marseille-Q4140 includes these proteins:
- a CDS encoding MurR/RpiR family transcriptional regulator → MDLRLPAAAGELTRAEQKILDYINTNTDTFLFSSIGQLAERLELSDATVSRFARHVGCRDFKALKSLVLEQSPGPAVKLAATLSQGARFSPQAWLERQRAYLETTIQQLSTGEFDRAVEALCSAQRVFVHGKNASASLAQLLHFRLRRLGLQVSLLPSGGSELLEGLSQAAENDLVVLFSFSKLSREGRILLEHSRAAGYRTLAFVGRTCLPAEERADVSLFAYRGTEKEYHSMAAPAALLDALAVAAAERLGAESAERLQSLHQMKKDYFPDG, encoded by the coding sequence ATGGACCTGCGCCTTCCCGCCGCCGCTGGGGAACTAACCCGGGCGGAGCAGAAGATCCTGGATTATATCAACACCAACACAGATACCTTCCTGTTTTCGTCCATTGGGCAGCTGGCGGAGCGGCTGGAGCTCTCCGACGCCACGGTCTCCCGCTTCGCCCGCCATGTGGGCTGCCGGGACTTCAAGGCGCTGAAATCTCTGGTGCTGGAGCAGTCTCCGGGCCCGGCGGTAAAGCTGGCGGCCACACTCAGTCAGGGAGCGCGTTTTTCCCCACAGGCCTGGCTGGAGCGGCAGCGGGCGTACCTGGAGACGACCATACAGCAGCTCTCCACCGGGGAATTTGACCGGGCGGTGGAGGCCCTCTGTTCCGCCCAGCGGGTATTCGTCCACGGGAAAAACGCCTCCGCCTCCCTGGCCCAGCTGCTCCACTTCCGCCTGCGGCGGCTGGGCTTACAGGTATCTCTCCTGCCCTCCGGCGGCTCTGAACTGCTGGAAGGGCTCTCGCAAGCGGCGGAGAACGATCTGGTGGTGCTGTTCAGCTTTTCCAAACTGTCCCGGGAGGGACGCATCCTCCTGGAGCACAGTCGGGCCGCCGGTTACCGGACGCTGGCCTTTGTGGGACGCACCTGCCTGCCCGCGGAGGAGCGGGCGGACGTCAGTCTGTTCGCCTACCGCGGCACCGAAAAGGAGTACCACTCCATGGCTGCCCCCGCCGCCCTGCTGGACGCCCTGGCCGTCGCTGCGGCGGAGCGGTTAGGAGCCGAAAGCGCGGAACGCCTTCAGTCGCTGCACCAGATGAAAAAAGACTACTTTCCGGATGGATGA
- a CDS encoding IS1182 family transposase: MESEVGWMQLKLHMVTIEDLVPQEHFLRKLEAALDLSFLYRETEKLYSRRYGRPPIDPVMLVKYLLVGYLYGIPSERQIEQRIQTDVALRWYLGLDLLDRVPDHSTISQLRRRKPSFRKVFRRLFEEVVEQCVSKGLASGRLVATDSTHVKANASPASEHLVEAVQKPGAYWERLDAYEEEALEELDRRTQAGKTGRKRRQKGRSRQVKSPLRYDRKWASRTDPESGHLNRPGKPKGPHYLSHQTVDCDHGIILDVAVTSGEVNDAVPYLRQIEHIHREILPVRAAVADAAYDLPLFHRVLRDHGIRFYVRPMPRSAAALGGAPGSPFLYDEENDLYTCPGGKALRLRNLNRSVGGLHWVYFADRSDCAACPLKEQCVGKGRAKRLERSYFWREIREDLRELDSPTYQRALRKRQIWSEGTFAAQKWGHRLGRLLRRGREAAEDHCLLSATALNLKRMIKWTV, from the coding sequence ATGGAATCGGAGGTGGGGTGGATGCAACTGAAGCTGCACATGGTGACCATCGAGGACCTGGTGCCCCAGGAACACTTCCTTCGAAAATTGGAGGCGGCACTGGACCTTTCCTTCCTATATCGTGAGACGGAAAAGCTGTACAGCCGCCGGTACGGCCGGCCACCCATCGACCCGGTGATGCTGGTAAAGTACCTGCTGGTGGGATACCTGTACGGCATCCCGTCGGAGCGGCAGATCGAGCAGCGCATCCAGACCGATGTGGCCCTGCGGTGGTATCTGGGACTGGATCTGCTGGATCGGGTTCCGGATCACAGCACCATCTCGCAGCTTCGCAGACGGAAACCATCCTTCCGGAAGGTGTTCCGGCGGCTGTTTGAGGAAGTGGTGGAGCAGTGCGTGAGCAAAGGTCTGGCAAGCGGGCGGCTGGTGGCGACGGACTCCACCCACGTGAAGGCAAACGCGTCCCCGGCCTCGGAGCACCTGGTGGAGGCGGTGCAGAAGCCGGGGGCGTATTGGGAGCGGCTGGACGCGTATGAGGAAGAAGCGCTGGAGGAACTGGACCGGAGGACCCAGGCGGGAAAGACGGGCAGGAAACGGAGACAGAAGGGACGGAGCAGGCAGGTCAAAAGCCCTCTTCGGTACGACCGGAAATGGGCCAGCCGCACGGATCCGGAGTCGGGGCACTTGAACCGTCCCGGAAAGCCAAAGGGGCCCCATTATCTGTCTCATCAGACGGTGGACTGCGATCACGGCATCATCCTGGATGTGGCGGTGACCTCCGGGGAAGTGAACGACGCGGTGCCATATCTGAGGCAGATCGAGCATATCCATCGGGAGATCCTCCCCGTCCGGGCGGCCGTGGCGGATGCGGCCTACGATCTTCCGCTGTTCCACCGGGTGCTGCGGGACCACGGCATCCGCTTTTATGTCCGGCCCATGCCCCGCTCCGCGGCGGCCCTGGGCGGAGCTCCCGGGTCTCCCTTTCTCTACGATGAGGAGAACGATCTCTATACCTGTCCCGGCGGAAAGGCGCTGCGGCTGCGGAACCTCAACCGCAGCGTGGGCGGACTGCACTGGGTGTATTTCGCGGACAGGAGCGACTGCGCCGCCTGTCCCTTGAAAGAGCAATGCGTGGGAAAGGGACGGGCCAAACGCCTGGAACGCAGCTACTTCTGGAGAGAGATCCGGGAGGATCTGAGGGAGTTGGACAGCCCGACGTACCAGAGGGCCTTGCGCAAGCGGCAGATCTGGAGCGAGGGGACTTTTGCAGCACAGAAGTGGGGGCACAGGTTGGGGCGGCTCCTGCGGCGAGGACGAGAGGCAGCGGAAGACCACTGCCTCTTGTCAGCGACCGCATTGAACCTGAAGCGGATGATCAAATGGACCGTGTGA
- the phnC gene encoding phosphonate ABC transporter ATP-binding protein — protein MIEFKEVEKRYPNGYEALKHINLTIDQGEFVAIIGLSGAGKSTLIRTINRMHDITQGQLTVDGTDVMTLHGKSLRRFRRKIGMIFQSFNLITRTTVIKNVLTAFVPDLPGWRATFGIFTKEEKMKALEALDQMGILDKAFVRADQLSGGQQQRVALARTLAQNPQIILADEPVASLDPVTAKQVMDDFQRINREMHITVLINIHHVELALQYATRVVGIRAGEIVYDGPADQVDQAVLDAIYQGKQEEPA, from the coding sequence ATGATTGAGTTCAAAGAGGTAGAGAAGCGCTACCCCAATGGATATGAAGCCCTGAAACACATCAACCTGACCATTGACCAGGGGGAGTTCGTGGCCATCATCGGCCTGTCCGGCGCGGGCAAGTCCACTCTGATCCGCACCATCAACCGGATGCACGACATCACCCAGGGACAGCTGACGGTGGACGGCACCGACGTGATGACCCTCCACGGGAAGAGCCTGCGAAGGTTCCGGCGGAAAATCGGCATGATTTTCCAGTCCTTCAATCTGATTACCCGCACCACGGTCATCAAAAATGTACTCACCGCCTTTGTCCCTGACCTGCCTGGGTGGCGGGCGACCTTCGGCATCTTCACAAAGGAAGAGAAGATGAAAGCCCTGGAGGCTTTGGATCAGATGGGCATTCTGGACAAGGCCTTTGTCCGGGCGGACCAGCTCTCCGGCGGACAGCAGCAGCGGGTGGCCCTGGCCCGGACTCTGGCTCAGAATCCCCAGATCATCCTGGCGGACGAGCCGGTGGCCTCTCTGGACCCGGTGACGGCCAAGCAGGTGATGGACGACTTCCAGCGCATCAACCGGGAGATGCACATTACCGTCCTCATCAACATCCACCATGTGGAGCTGGCCCTCCAATACGCCACCCGGGTGGTGGGAATCCGGGCCGGTGAGATCGTCTACGACGGCCCGGCAGACCAGGTGGACCAGGCGGTTCTGGATGCCATCTACCAGGGGAAGCAGGAGGAGCCGGCATGA
- a CDS encoding inositol monophosphatase translates to MDRFNVAVDVVQNAGDLLRQCRLEESEICQKTGHQDLVTHWDRKIEQLLRNEILTAFPQDSIVGEEYPPEAHRTGSMTWYIDPIDGTTNFINQHQNYAISVGCWEGSTPLFGLVLDVERETLYWAKRGGGAWQDQTQIHTSGRRELSELLLTTPGLQYTFLEPHPYQERMIRLSRKVRGVRCLGSVALELCEVAAGRADLFVTMRSSPWDHNAARIILEEAGGAIFTVDGDELPLNQKSTVLAFNAMELKDCILCV, encoded by the coding sequence ATGGACAGATTCAATGTTGCTGTGGATGTTGTTCAAAATGCCGGAGATCTTCTGCGGCAGTGCCGTCTGGAAGAGTCAGAGATCTGCCAGAAGACGGGGCACCAAGATCTGGTTACTCATTGGGACCGGAAAATCGAGCAGTTATTGCGAAATGAAATACTGACAGCCTTCCCCCAGGACTCCATCGTGGGTGAGGAGTATCCGCCGGAGGCGCATCGCACCGGGTCGATGACTTGGTATATTGATCCCATCGACGGGACCACGAATTTCATCAATCAGCATCAGAACTACGCCATCTCCGTGGGGTGCTGGGAGGGAAGTACCCCGCTGTTCGGCCTGGTGCTGGATGTGGAACGTGAGACGCTCTACTGGGCAAAGCGCGGAGGAGGCGCATGGCAGGATCAGACGCAGATCCATACCTCCGGCCGGCGGGAGCTTTCGGAACTGCTGCTGACAACGCCAGGCCTGCAATATACCTTTCTGGAGCCTCATCCGTACCAAGAGCGGATGATTCGGCTCTCCCGGAAGGTTCGGGGCGTCCGATGCCTGGGTTCCGTGGCCTTGGAATTGTGTGAGGTGGCCGCAGGTCGGGCGGATCTGTTTGTCACCATGCGCTCATCCCCCTGGGATCACAATGCCGCGCGGATCATTCTTGAGGAGGCCGGCGGCGCGATCTTCACGGTGGACGGGGATGAACTGCCTTTGAATCAGAAGAGCACAGTGCTTGCTTTCAATGCCATGGAACTGAAAGATTGCATCCTCTGTGTATGA
- a CDS encoding bifunctional metallophosphatase/5'-nucleotidase → MEKTFQIYYTSDTHGHIFPVNYASNCPEDSGLLNLAAQVEKDGNTLVLDGGDSLQGTPLTQYYLEHRGQWPIHPVAAAFNAMGLDYFTLGNHDFNFGYGALRDYLNAMDGVCLCTNVEDLGGELRIRPWAVHTLANGLRVGITGVVTDFVNVWEQPQNLERIRVTDAFQAARATCAALREQCDVCVCIYHGGFEEELETGRALSDSGENLACKIARELDFDLLLTGHQHMAVEGVNLSGTYAVQPPANAGQFLHISGKWKGTRSSFRSRLTAVGAGHPAEPYQSLLPLENAVQDWLDQPIGELDRTIPPEGKLEAALYGSQVAALFNQVQLTETGADFSCTSLGNDPVGLASPVTMRGVTAAYLFANTLVVLEVTEEVLRQTLERCAAYFTLVDGQPQISEEFLLPKVEHYNYDFYAGLSYTFDLRRPVGSRVIRLAKLDGSPLGGGTFRLCTSNYRATGTGGYEILRECPVLWRGGTEMPDLTARYIQTHSPMPQLHNVEMRVIW, encoded by the coding sequence ATGGAAAAGACGTTTCAAATCTATTATACTTCAGACACCCACGGCCATATCTTCCCGGTGAACTATGCCTCGAACTGCCCGGAGGACTCCGGACTGCTGAATCTGGCCGCCCAGGTGGAAAAGGACGGGAACACCCTGGTGCTGGACGGCGGGGATTCCCTGCAGGGGACGCCCCTGACCCAATATTACTTGGAACACCGGGGCCAGTGGCCCATTCATCCGGTGGCCGCGGCCTTCAACGCCATGGGGCTGGACTACTTCACCCTGGGCAACCACGACTTCAACTTCGGCTATGGAGCCCTCCGGGATTATCTGAATGCCATGGACGGAGTTTGCCTGTGTACGAATGTAGAGGACTTGGGGGGAGAGCTGCGCATCCGTCCCTGGGCGGTGCACACCCTGGCCAACGGCCTGCGGGTAGGGATCACCGGCGTGGTCACCGACTTCGTAAACGTGTGGGAGCAGCCACAGAACTTGGAGCGGATTCGGGTTACCGACGCCTTTCAGGCCGCCCGGGCGACTTGCGCCGCCCTCCGGGAACAGTGCGATGTCTGCGTGTGCATCTACCATGGCGGCTTTGAGGAGGAGCTGGAGACAGGGCGGGCGCTCTCGGACAGCGGTGAGAATCTGGCCTGTAAAATTGCCCGGGAGCTGGACTTCGACCTGCTCCTCACCGGCCACCAGCACATGGCGGTGGAGGGAGTGAATCTGTCCGGCACCTACGCCGTTCAGCCCCCCGCCAATGCGGGGCAGTTTCTCCATATTTCCGGCAAGTGGAAGGGAACACGCAGTTCCTTTCGATCCAGATTGACGGCGGTGGGCGCAGGCCACCCAGCAGAGCCTTATCAGAGTCTGCTTCCACTGGAGAATGCCGTACAGGACTGGCTGGACCAGCCTATCGGGGAGTTGGATCGCACCATCCCGCCGGAGGGGAAATTGGAAGCGGCTCTCTACGGCAGCCAGGTGGCTGCCCTGTTCAATCAGGTGCAGCTGACAGAGACCGGGGCGGACTTCTCCTGCACCAGCCTGGGCAACGACCCGGTTGGCCTGGCCTCTCCGGTGACTATGCGGGGGGTGACAGCGGCCTACCTTTTTGCAAACACCCTGGTGGTGCTGGAGGTAACGGAGGAGGTGCTGAGACAGACTCTGGAGCGGTGCGCCGCCTACTTCACCCTGGTTGATGGCCAGCCCCAGATTTCGGAGGAGTTCCTGCTGCCCAAAGTGGAGCACTACAACTACGACTTCTATGCCGGGCTCTCCTACACCTTCGATCTGCGCCGGCCCGTGGGCAGCCGGGTGATCCGCCTGGCAAAACTGGACGGCTCCCCGCTGGGAGGAGGGACCTTCCGCCTGTGCACCAGCAACTACCGGGCCACGGGCACGGGTGGATACGAGATCTTGAGGGAGTGTCCCGTCCTGTGGCGCGGGGGCACAGAAATGCCGGATCTCACCGCCCGCTACATCCAGACCCACAGCCCGATGCCTCAGTTGCATAACGTGGAGATGCGGGTGATCTGGTGA
- the phnE gene encoding phosphonate ABC transporter, permease protein PhnE → MNNRIEAAYEQRPRRWVFELAVALVVAALLIWSGTAVETAGTTQSGATIAWNILAGIFHPDTGLLFNFTTQGVPYLLLETICIAFLGTIVGAIISIPLAFLSASNLTPKPVAFLGRIIIMAIRTVPAFVYGLMFIRVTGPGAFAGLLTMSLCSVGMVSKMYIEAIEDLDVRVLESLDAAGCTTWQKIRYGILPQLMPNFASTAIYRFDINLRDATVLGLVGAGGIGAPLIFAMNAYRWEEAGAILAGLIVLVLIVEWISTKIRVKLARG, encoded by the coding sequence ATGAACAATCGAATTGAAGCGGCCTATGAGCAGCGGCCCCGCCGCTGGGTGTTTGAGCTGGCCGTGGCGCTGGTGGTAGCTGCCCTGTTGATTTGGAGCGGTACTGCGGTGGAGACGGCGGGTACCACCCAGAGCGGTGCCACGATTGCCTGGAACATCCTGGCCGGTATCTTCCACCCGGATACAGGTCTGCTGTTCAATTTCACCACCCAGGGTGTGCCCTATTTGCTGCTGGAGACCATCTGCATTGCCTTCCTGGGTACCATCGTGGGGGCGATCATCTCCATCCCTCTGGCCTTCCTCTCCGCCTCCAATTTGACGCCCAAGCCGGTGGCTTTCCTTGGGCGGATCATCATTATGGCGATCCGCACAGTCCCCGCCTTTGTCTATGGGCTCATGTTTATCCGGGTCACCGGCCCCGGCGCCTTTGCGGGCCTTTTGACCATGTCCCTGTGTTCGGTTGGCATGGTGAGCAAAATGTATATCGAGGCCATCGAGGATCTGGATGTGCGGGTGCTGGAGTCCCTGGACGCGGCGGGCTGCACCACCTGGCAGAAGATCCGCTACGGCATCCTGCCCCAGCTGATGCCCAATTTCGCCTCCACCGCCATTTACCGCTTTGACATCAACCTGCGGGACGCCACCGTGCTGGGCCTGGTGGGAGCCGGCGGCATCGGCGCGCCGCTGATCTTCGCCATGAACGCCTACCGCTGGGAGGAGGCCGGCGCCATCCTGGCGGGCCTCATCGTGCTGGTGCTGATTGTGGAGTGGATCTCCACCAAAATCCGGGTCAAGCTGGCCAGGGGGTAA
- a CDS encoding inositol monophosphatase, whose product MTALTDSLAEGAVQTVLEAGELLTDPAAVQSIRSKGETDYVTNVDVAVQAFLRKRLAALAPDVQFMGEEQDNTGLDWSRPCWILDPVDGTTNLIHQFQHSAISLALAEGGQIVFGVVYNPYMEECFTARRGGGAFRNGVPIQVSAVSRLADSLLSAGTVPGRRELADMAFRQMRALYDRCQDIRRTGCASLELCDVACGRLEGYVELSLQPWDYAAGMLIVAEAGGQVTAPGGAPLSLAEGGPLLASNGRLHGALQTILKE is encoded by the coding sequence ATGACCGCCCTGACGGATTCCCTGGCGGAGGGGGCCGTCCAGACGGTATTGGAGGCGGGGGAACTGCTGACCGATCCCGCCGCCGTTCAGAGCATCCGCTCCAAGGGCGAAACGGACTATGTGACCAATGTGGACGTGGCGGTACAGGCGTTTCTGCGGAAGCGTCTGGCCGCCCTGGCCCCGGATGTCCAGTTTATGGGAGAGGAGCAGGACAATACGGGGCTGGACTGGAGCCGCCCCTGCTGGATCCTGGATCCGGTGGACGGCACCACCAACCTGATCCATCAATTCCAGCACAGTGCGATTTCCCTGGCCTTAGCGGAGGGTGGACAAATCGTCTTCGGTGTGGTATACAATCCTTATATGGAGGAGTGTTTCACCGCCCGCCGGGGCGGCGGAGCATTCCGAAACGGGGTTCCCATTCAGGTCAGCGCCGTCTCCCGGCTGGCGGACAGCCTCCTGTCTGCGGGCACCGTTCCCGGCCGGCGGGAGCTGGCGGACATGGCGTTTCGCCAGATGCGGGCGCTGTATGACCGGTGCCAGGACATCCGGCGGACGGGCTGTGCCAGCCTGGAACTGTGCGATGTGGCCTGCGGACGGCTGGAGGGCTATGTGGAGCTGTCTCTCCAGCCCTGGGACTACGCCGCTGGAATGCTCATCGTGGCGGAGGCCGGGGGACAGGTTACCGCTCCGGGCGGCGCCCCCCTCTCTCTGGCGGAGGGTGGGCCTCTGCTGGCCTCCAATGGGCGGCTCCACGGCGCGCTGCAAACAATTTTGAAAGAATGA
- a CDS encoding 5-bromo-4-chloroindolyl phosphate hydrolysis family protein translates to MKKGQLRQLVLSLGGGIAVFLVLALALRWNFLFSAVLGVGIYLGVWFLLTPKADPVTLYFAKRPDGGEMQALMEEAERDLRAIRSAAGRITDVRTHEDALALTETGDRLYRYLREHPEKIPSANRFLTYYLDTVGRILGQYVKFQEAGLGTSEVREFQRKVRAILPKLKTGFEAQLSQLMASERFDAEADMKVMEGLLNTEGFQWEANQNGSV, encoded by the coding sequence ATGAAGAAGGGACAGTTGCGGCAGCTGGTACTGTCGCTGGGCGGGGGGATCGCGGTCTTTCTGGTTCTGGCCCTGGCCCTCCGATGGAACTTCCTCTTCAGCGCCGTGCTGGGGGTGGGAATCTATCTGGGAGTGTGGTTCCTGCTGACCCCCAAGGCGGACCCCGTCACCCTCTATTTCGCCAAGCGACCGGACGGCGGCGAGATGCAGGCCCTGATGGAGGAGGCGGAGCGGGATCTGAGAGCCATCCGGTCGGCCGCCGGCCGCATCACAGACGTCCGGACCCATGAGGACGCCCTGGCCCTCACGGAGACGGGGGATCGCCTCTACCGGTATCTCCGGGAGCATCCGGAGAAGATCCCGTCGGCTAACCGCTTTCTCACCTACTATCTGGACACGGTGGGCCGGATCCTGGGGCAGTATGTGAAGTTCCAGGAGGCCGGGCTGGGGACTTCCGAGGTGCGGGAGTTCCAGCGGAAGGTGCGGGCCATCCTGCCCAAGCTGAAAACTGGATTCGAGGCACAGCTCAGTCAGCTGATGGCCTCGGAGCGGTTTGACGCGGAGGCGGATATGAAGGTCATGGAGGGCCTGCTGAACACGGAGGGATTCCAATGGGAAGCAAATCAAAATGGATCGGTCTGA
- the phnE gene encoding phosphonate ABC transporter, permease protein PhnE — translation MNMYDKIFPPRVLTLPNGKQVRKPHSRAPLAAVILLALTILSVEVTGFDMGVLVSRIKEFFVILGEMIPPEWDYMPQIWQPLFDTIKMSLLGSFIGSILVVPFAMLASTNIIHSRVIVAAMRLLLSIIRTLPTLVSALIATYIFGLGTLAGTTAIAIFTFAYIGKILYEEIETVDMGPFEAMEAMGATKVRSFISAVVPQVLPSYLSNCLFCFEGNVRYASILGYVGAGGLGLILNEKIGWREYASVGMILLALFVTVFIIETISRAARKRLV, via the coding sequence ATGAACATGTATGACAAGATCTTCCCACCCAGGGTGCTGACCCTCCCCAATGGGAAGCAGGTGCGCAAGCCCCATTCCCGAGCGCCCCTGGCGGCGGTGATTCTGCTGGCCTTGACGATCCTCTCTGTGGAGGTTACCGGCTTTGACATGGGGGTTTTGGTCAGCCGGATCAAAGAGTTTTTTGTGATTCTGGGGGAGATGATCCCGCCGGAGTGGGACTATATGCCCCAGATCTGGCAGCCCTTGTTTGACACCATCAAAATGTCCCTGCTGGGCTCCTTCATTGGCTCGATTCTGGTGGTGCCCTTTGCCATGCTGGCCTCCACCAATATCATCCACAGCCGGGTCATCGTGGCGGCTATGCGGCTGCTGCTGAGCATCATCCGCACCCTGCCCACCCTGGTCTCCGCCCTAATCGCCACCTACATCTTCGGCCTGGGCACTCTGGCAGGCACCACAGCCATTGCCATCTTTACCTTCGCCTACATCGGCAAGATCCTCTATGAGGAGATCGAGACCGTGGACATGGGTCCCTTCGAGGCCATGGAGGCTATGGGGGCTACCAAGGTGCGCTCCTTCATCAGCGCCGTTGTTCCCCAGGTGCTGCCCTCCTATCTCTCCAACTGCCTGTTCTGCTTTGAGGGCAACGTGCGCTACGCCTCCATTCTGGGCTATGTGGGCGCCGGAGGCCTTGGCCTGATCCTGAATGAGAAGATCGGCTGGCGGGAGTATGCCAGCGTGGGTATGATCCTGCTGGCCCTGTTTGTCACCGTGTTCATCATTGAGACGATCAGCCGCGCCGCCCGGAAGCGGCTGGTATAA
- a CDS encoding VWA domain-containing protein, with amino-acid sequence MKRAVLSACILAFALLLTACGPASSDSTASASDPASGEQAFHYGGDVTLRILSGSENQELEGILDDFARERGVNIEMEYQGSLDIMRTLQGETVDYDAVWPASSLWLTAGDTQYRVKHAQSISITPVVFGIRQGLAEELGFVGTEVSVSDLLSAIQSGKLNFCMTSATQSNSGCSAYIGFLYALLGNPDVITSESLQTPGLSEQITQLLSGVDRSSGSSDWLKDLFLTGGYDAMVNYECLIISANQELEARGEETLYAVYPYDGLSIADSPLGYVDNGDTEKEQAFLDLQEYLLSDEVQNEIQRTGRRTGYEGVSEENRDVFRTDWGIQPDRVLSPIRMPSTDVLMEGLNLYQTEFRKPSLTVYCLDYSGSMEGTGREQMVEAMSQILIQENAEKNLLQASAHEVNILIPFEGYPRDVYAAVGNGSELEALYTQVEAETATGGTDIYSAAMEGLRQLGNYDLSQYTPAIILLTDGVSDGSIDAFQTAYEAFGADVPVFSIMFGSADPTQLEELAELTHARVFDGREDLIGAFRSVKGYN; translated from the coding sequence ATGAAACGTGCAGTTTTATCCGCATGTATCCTGGCATTTGCATTGCTTTTGACAGCCTGTGGCCCGGCATCGTCTGACAGCACCGCCTCCGCCAGCGATCCCGCCAGTGGAGAGCAGGCTTTCCACTACGGCGGAGATGTGACGCTGCGCATCCTCTCCGGCTCGGAGAACCAGGAGCTGGAGGGCATCCTGGATGACTTCGCCCGGGAACGGGGCGTGAACATCGAGATGGAGTACCAGGGCTCCCTGGATATCATGCGGACCCTCCAGGGGGAAACGGTGGACTATGATGCGGTGTGGCCGGCCAGCAGCCTGTGGCTCACCGCCGGAGACACCCAGTACCGGGTAAAGCACGCCCAGTCCATTTCCATCACCCCGGTGGTATTCGGAATCCGCCAGGGGTTAGCCGAGGAGCTGGGTTTCGTGGGCACGGAGGTGTCGGTCAGCGACCTGCTCTCCGCCATCCAGTCTGGGAAGCTGAACTTCTGCATGACCTCCGCCACCCAGTCCAACTCCGGGTGCAGCGCCTACATCGGCTTTCTCTATGCCCTGCTGGGCAATCCAGATGTGATCACATCGGAGAGCCTCCAGACTCCCGGTCTCTCGGAACAGATCACCCAACTGCTCTCCGGCGTAGACCGGTCCTCCGGCAGCTCCGACTGGCTGAAGGACCTATTTCTCACCGGCGGCTATGACGCCATGGTGAACTATGAGTGCCTCATCATCAGTGCCAACCAGGAGCTGGAGGCACGAGGCGAGGAGACCCTGTATGCCGTCTACCCCTATGACGGCCTCTCTATCGCGGACTCCCCCCTGGGCTATGTGGACAACGGGGATACTGAGAAGGAGCAGGCTTTTCTGGATCTGCAGGAATACCTGCTTTCCGACGAGGTTCAAAACGAGATCCAGCGCACAGGCCGCCGCACCGGGTACGAGGGGGTATCCGAGGAGAACCGGGATGTGTTCCGTACCGACTGGGGCATCCAGCCAGACCGGGTGCTCTCTCCCATTCGGATGCCCTCCACCGACGTGTTGATGGAGGGCCTGAACCTGTACCAGACGGAATTCCGCAAGCCCTCCCTCACCGTATATTGTCTGGACTACTCCGGAAGTATGGAGGGAACAGGCCGGGAGCAGATGGTGGAGGCCATGAGCCAGATCCTCATTCAGGAGAACGCGGAGAAGAATCTGCTCCAGGCCTCGGCGCATGAGGTCAATATCCTCATCCCCTTCGAGGGCTACCCCCGGGACGTCTATGCTGCTGTTGGAAATGGCAGCGAGCTGGAAGCTCTCTATACACAGGTGGAGGCAGAAACGGCCACAGGCGGTACGGATATTTACTCCGCAGCCATGGAGGGCCTGCGGCAGCTGGGAAACTACGACCTGAGCCAGTACACCCCCGCCATCATCCTGCTGACGGACGGAGTGTCCGATGGCAGCATCGACGCTTTCCAAACCGCCTATGAGGCATTCGGAGCAGACGTACCGGTGTTCTCCATCATGTTCGGCTCCGCCGATCCCACCCAGCTGGAAGAACTGGCGGAACTGACCCACGCCCGGGTCTTCGACGGACGGGAGGATCTGATCGGGGCCTTCCGCAGTGTGAAGGGGTACAACTGA